Proteins from a single region of Thermotoga maritima MSB8:
- the rpmG gene encoding 50S ribosomal protein L33, which translates to MRVKVALKCSQCGNKNYYTTRNKDKRAKLELRKYCPKCNAHTIHTETKA; encoded by the coding sequence ATGCGAGTGAAAGTGGCTCTGAAATGTTCTCAGTGCGGTAACAAGAACTACTACACCACAAGGAACAAGGACAAAAGAGCAAAGCTCGAACTGAGAAAGTACTGCCCAAAGTGCAACGCCCACACGATTCATACCGAAACGAAAGCGTAA